In Chelonoidis abingdonii isolate Lonesome George chromosome 22, CheloAbing_2.0, whole genome shotgun sequence, one genomic interval encodes:
- the ARL6IP4 gene encoding ADP-ribosylation factor-like protein 6-interacting protein 4 isoform X3, whose amino-acid sequence MVHSQSRKRSRSRSESESQSRQDKKDERKRRKSSKDSKRSSLSPPRKKASRSHRRRSSSASTKDEKKKAKDKKKRKASASSSETTSSSSGTSSSSSSSSEDSSDSESKLKKRRHSKKKRTKQKDKKRKKKKIKKKTKKKSKDRPKEERATVEGVPGPSLEQWQKESLVEPGPVLTDEQKSRIQAMKPMTKEEWDARQSVIRKVVDPETGRTRPHNGKGCKGHLPRVG is encoded by the exons ATGGTTCACAGCCAATCCAGGAAACGCTCCCGAAGCAGGAGTGAAAGCGAGTCTCAAAGCAGGCAGGACAAAAAGGatgaaaggaaaagaagaaaaagcagtaAAGACTCAAAGAGGAGCAGCCTGTCTCCTCCAAGGAAGAAGGCATCCAggtctcacagacgcaggtcgaGCTCAGCATCTACTAAAGACG AGAAAAAGAAGGCCAAAGACAAGAAGAAGAGAAAGGCAAGTGCCTCCTCCTCTGAGACGACAAGTTCGTCTTCTgggacttcctcctcctccagctcctcttcAGAAGATTCGAGTGACAGTGAATCCAAATTGAAAAAGAGGAGGCACAGCAAGAAGAAACGAACAAAACAGAAagacaaaaagagaaagaagaaaaaaataaaaaagaaaacgaAGAAGAAATCAAAGGACCGGCCTAAAGAGGAGAGAGCCACGGTGGAAGGCGTGCCTGGCCCATCACTGGAACAGTGGCAGAAAGAATCTTTGGTGGAACCTGGCCCAG TTTTGACAGATGAACAAAAGTCCCGCATCCAGGCTATGAAACCAATGACAAAAGAAGAGTGGGATGCAAGGCAAAGTGTCATCAGAAAAGTTGTGGACCCCGAAACGGGAAGAACAAG